A stretch of Gemmobacter fulvus DNA encodes these proteins:
- a CDS encoding 3-hydroxyacyl-CoA dehydrogenase NAD-binding domain-containing protein, which produces MSLVSIAREGSIAVVTIDNPPVNALGQALRQQLWDAVAALDADAAVQAVLLICAGRTFIAGADVSEFGKPPVAPHLPDVVARIEAAAKPWVAAIHGAALGGGFEVALGCRFRLALDSASVGLPEVGLGIVPGAGGTVRTPRVAGVAAAVDLVTGGKPLRAAKAQALGLIDAVVSGDLRAAAIAFAQEAIGKPLPLPASARPVVAPEAGFWDDQQAAITKRAKGEVAPLHALACLRKATEVPFAEAMAFERETFLALRGSDQAAALRHVFFAERAAPRPAHLGAAQPLPLRAAAVIGGGTMGAGIAAALRDAGLPVTLIERDAAALERGVTNLRAIFDGAVARGRLTEAQAAERLAGVTASTDYASLAGADLVIEAVFEEIGVKRAVFAQVAAVCRPDAVLATNTSYLDPAAIAQGVPNPARFIGLHFFSPANVMKLLEIVPTPDTSPDVLATGFALAKTLGKIPVQAGICEGFIGNRILKRYRAGAEALVRRGVAIAAVDAAMRGFGFAMGPFEAQDLGGLDIAFLQREAARATGQDVPETLGDLLVRAGRKGQKTGGGWYDYAPGQRKPQPSATVADLLADQIRAEGQMDGPAIAEHLVAEMAAEGQAILAEGIARQPADIDLVEIHGYGFPRWRGGPMFHAQNRAG; this is translated from the coding sequence ATGAGCCTTGTCAGCATCGCCCGCGAGGGCAGCATCGCCGTTGTCACCATCGACAACCCGCCGGTCAATGCCCTGGGGCAGGCGCTGCGCCAGCAGCTGTGGGATGCGGTGGCGGCGCTGGATGCCGACGCCGCCGTGCAAGCGGTGCTGCTGATCTGCGCCGGGCGCACCTTCATCGCCGGGGCCGATGTCAGCGAGTTCGGCAAGCCGCCGGTCGCGCCGCATCTGCCCGATGTGGTGGCCCGGATCGAGGCGGCGGCAAAGCCCTGGGTCGCAGCGATCCATGGTGCGGCGCTGGGTGGTGGGTTCGAGGTGGCGCTGGGCTGCCGGTTCCGTCTGGCACTGGACAGCGCCTCGGTCGGGTTGCCCGAAGTGGGGCTGGGCATTGTGCCGGGGGCGGGGGGCACGGTGCGCACCCCGCGTGTGGCGGGCGTGGCGGCCGCGGTCGATCTGGTGACGGGCGGCAAGCCGCTCCGCGCGGCCAAGGCGCAGGCGCTGGGCCTGATTGACGCGGTTGTCAGCGGGGATCTGCGGGCGGCGGCGATTGCCTTTGCGCAGGAGGCCATCGGCAAGCCCTTGCCGCTGCCCGCCTCGGCCCGCCCGGTTGTGGCCCCGGAGGCGGGGTTCTGGGACGACCAGCAGGCCGCCATCACCAAACGTGCCAAGGGCGAGGTGGCACCGCTGCACGCGCTGGCCTGCCTGCGCAAGGCGACCGAGGTGCCCTTTGCCGAGGCGATGGCCTTCGAGCGCGAAACCTTCCTTGCCCTGCGCGGCTCGGATCAGGCGGCTGCGCTGCGCCATGTGTTCTTTGCCGAACGCGCCGCGCCCCGGCCCGCCCATCTGGGCGCGGCGCAGCCCTTGCCGCTGCGCGCTGCTGCCGTGATCGGCGGTGGCACCATGGGGGCGGGGATAGCTGCCGCCTTGCGGGATGCGGGCCTGCCGGTGACGCTGATCGAGCGGGATGCAGCGGCGTTGGAGCGTGGCGTGACCAATCTGCGCGCCATTTTCGACGGCGCGGTGGCGCGGGGCCGCCTGACCGAGGCGCAGGCGGCAGAGCGTTTGGCGGGCGTTACCGCCTCGACCGATTATGCCAGCCTCGCCGGGGCGGATCTGGTGATCGAGGCGGTGTTTGAAGAGATCGGCGTGAAACGCGCCGTCTTTGCGCAGGTGGCAGCGGTTTGCAGGCCCGATGCGGTGCTGGCCACCAATACCTCTTATCTGGATCCGGCGGCGATTGCGCAAGGTGTGCCCAATCCGGCGCGGTTTATCGGGCTGCATTTCTTCAGCCCGGCCAATGTGATGAAACTGCTGGAAATCGTGCCCACACCCGACACGTCGCCCGACGTGCTGGCCACCGGCTTTGCGCTGGCCAAGACGCTGGGCAAGATCCCGGTGCAGGCGGGCATCTGCGAAGGCTTCATTGGCAACCGCATCCTGAAACGCTACCGTGCCGGCGCCGAGGCCTTGGTGCGGCGCGGCGTTGCCATCGCGGCGGTGGATGCCGCCATGCGCGGCTTCGGCTTTGCCATGGGGCCGTTCGAGGCGCAGGATCTGGGCGGGCTCGACATCGCCTTCCTGCAACGCGAGGCAGCACGGGCCACCGGGCAGGACGTGCCAGAGACATTGGGCGACCTGTTGGTGCGGGCGGGCCGCAAGGGGCAGAAAACCGGCGGTGGCTGGTATGATTATGCGCCGGGGCAGCGCAAGCCGCAGCCCTCTGCGACCGTGGCCGATCTGCTGGCCGATCAGATCCGCGCGGAAGGCCAGATGGATGGCCCGGCGATTGCCGAACATCTGGTGGCCGAAATGGCGGCAGAGGGGCAGGCGATTCTGGCCGAAGGCATCGCCCGCCAGCCCGCCGACATCGACCTTGTGGAGATCCATGGCTACGGCTTTCCGCGCTGGCGCGGCGGGCCGATGTTTCATGCCCAAAACCGCGCCGGTTAA